DNA from Geobacillus vulcani PSS1:
CGTCGCATTATCCGGCATCGTGATGATGCAGCGATACCCGCGGGCGGCGCACACCATCGCCAAGCCGATGCCGGTGTTGCCGGATGTCGGTTCAATGATCGTGCTTTTTCCCGGCGCAATTTTCCCTTCCGCTTCGGCGCGGCGGATCATTTCCCAAGCCGGTCGGTCTTTGACGCTGCCGCCAGGGTTAAACGATTCAAGCTTCATGTATACATCCGCCCCGTTCGGGTCCGGAAGGCGGCGCAGCTTGACAATCGGCGTGCCGCCGATCAAATCTAAAATCGAATCATACAATTTCACGACCGTCCCCAACCTTTAGCAAAGTATTGGTTTTCCCCTTTCATTATAGATGATTTTTCTTTTTTCGTTCAAACAGTCTGTCCCGCCGGCTGCATCGGGCGTTTTCCAATCGTTGTTTGCAAACGGAAATTCGTTGGGTCGGACCGATTGCGATTTTTCCTCTGTTCTAGTCGGATATTCCCCCTTATAATAAAAAATAAACGATGGAAAGCGAGGTGGCTTTTTTGGCATCTGCCGCACAGCAGCTCGTCACCCATTTGGAAGCCCATTTGCCGAGCTTTCTCGCCTATTGGCGGCAACATATGAAAATCGCCGACGATGACAAATACATCGATCATGTCGAACAAAACGGCTTAGCAGTGTTTGAGTTGGTGAAAGAAGCACTGTTGCGGTCGCTATCTAGCGATACGGTCGAACGGTTAGCCAACAAAATCGCCAAAGAACGAGCGGAAATGAACGCCGGCATCGGCACCCTCGTCTACAACGTCAACCTTGGACGGCGGCTGATCATCAATCACACGTTGACCGCACCGCTGTCGGTCAACGAGCTGGCTCCGCTCATCGACCATTTAAACGAGCTGTTTGACCAATTTTTGTTTCATGCTGTCACAAAATACAACGAGTTAAAAGAAAAAGAGCTGCATGAAAAAAACACGCTCATTGCCAAGTCGCATCAGGACCGGCTGACGCTGCTTGGACAAATGTCATCCAGCTTTGTCCATGAATTCCGCAACCCGTTGACAGCCATTATCGGTTTTATTCAATTATTGAAATTTGAACATCCGCATCTTCCCTATTTAGACATTATCGATCATGAACTGCAGCAGCTGAAATTTCGCATTTCGCAATTTTTGCATGCCTCACGCAAAGAAATTGTCGAAAGTGAGAAAGAAACGTTTTCGCTACGCCAACTGCTAGAGGAAATT
Protein-coding regions in this window:
- a CDS encoding sensor histidine kinase → MASAAQQLVTHLEAHLPSFLAYWRQHMKIADDDKYIDHVEQNGLAVFELVKEALLRSLSSDTVERLANKIAKERAEMNAGIGTLVYNVNLGRRLIINHTLTAPLSVNELAPLIDHLNELFDQFLFHAVTKYNELKEKELHEKNTLIAKSHQDRLTLLGQMSSSFVHEFRNPLTAIIGFIQLLKFEHPHLPYLDIIDHELQQLKFRISQFLHASRKEIVESEKETFSLRQLLEEIIEFLYATIVDSDVDLSLAIDESIHIFAYKDQLRQVLVNILLNSIEAVKEREKPRRINIAARCQDGIIIIEIANNGPMIPADIVETIFEPFFTTKKLGTGIGLYICKKVIEDHGGDICCSSDDNMTTFSIRLPA